One window of Theropithecus gelada isolate Dixy chromosome 4, Tgel_1.0, whole genome shotgun sequence genomic DNA carries:
- the NHLRC1 gene encoding E3 ubiquitin-protein ligase NHLRC1 produces the protein MAAEASESEPALQELMREAEISLLECKVCFEKFGHRQQRRPRNLSCGHVVCLACVAALAHPRTLALECPFCRRACRGCDTSDCLPVLHLIELLGSALRQSPAAHRAAPSAPGALTCHHTFGGWGTLVNPTGLALCPKTGRVVVVHDGRRRVKIFDSGGGCAHQFGAKGDASQDVRYPVDVTITNDCHVVVTDAGDRSIKVFDFFGQIKLVIGGQFSLPWGVETTPQNGIVVTDAEAGSLHLLDVDFAEGVLRRTEKLQAHLCSPRGVAVSWLTGAIAVLEHPLALGTGICSTRVKVFSSSMQLVGQVDTFGLSLYFPSKITASAVTFDHQGNVIVADTSGPAIFCLGKPEEFPVLKPMVTHGLSHPVALTFTKENSLLVLDTASHSIKVYKVDWG, from the coding sequence ATGGCGGCCGAAGCCTCGGAGAGCGAGCCGGCTCTGCAGGAGCTCATGCGCGAGGCGGAGATCAGCCTGCTGGAGTGCAAGGTGTGCTTTGAGAAGTTTGGCCACCGGCAGCAGCGGCGCCCGCGCAACCTGTCCTGCGGCCACGTGGTCTGCCTGGCCTGCGTGGCCGCCCTGGCGCACCCGCGCACGCTGGCCCTCGAGTGCCCATTCTGCAGGCGAGCCTGCCGGGGCTGCGACACCAGCGACTGCCTGCCGGTGCTGCACCTCatagagctcctgggctcagcgCTTCGCCAGTCCCCGGCCGCCCACCGCGCCGCCCCCAGCGCCCCCGGAGccctcacctgccaccatacctttGGCGGCTGGGGGACCCTGGTCAACCCCACCGGACTGGCGCTTTGTCCCAAGACGGGGCGGGTCGTGGTGGTGCACGACGGCAGGAGGCGTGTCAAGATTTTTGACTCTGGGGGAGGATGCGCGCATCAGTTTGGAGCGAAGGGGGACGCTTCCCAAGACGTTAGGTATCCTGTGGATGTCACCATCACCAACGACTGCCATGTGGTTGTCACTGACGCCGGCGATCGCTCCATCaaagtgtttgatttttttggcCAGATCAAGCTTGTCATTGGAGGCCAATTCTCCTTACCTTGGGGTGTGGAGACCACCCCTCAGAATGGGATTGTGGTAACTGACGCGGAGGCAGGGTCCCTGCACCTCCTGGACGTCGACTTCGCGGAAGGGGTCCTTCGGAGAACTGAAAAGTTGCAAGCTCATCTGTGCAGTCCCCGAGGGGTGGCAGTGTCTTGGCTCACGGGGGCCATTGCAGTCCTGGAGCACCCCCTGGCCCTGGGGACTGGGATTTGCAGCACCAGGGTGAAAGTGTTTAGCTCAAGTATGCAACTTGTCGGCCAGGTGGATACCTTTGGGTTGAGCCTCTATTTTCCCTCCAAAATAACTGCCTCCGCTGTGACCTTTGATCACCAGGGAAACGTAATTGTTGCAGATACCTCTGGTCCCGCTATCTTTTGCTTAGGAAAACCTGAGGAGTTTCCAGTACTGAAGCCCATGGTCACTCATGGTCTTTCC